A region from the Polaribacter sp. Hel1_33_78 genome encodes:
- the tatC gene encoding twin-arginine translocase subunit TatC, translated as MAEQQKEMSFLGHLEELRWHLVRSAGAIFILAIVLFVFDKQVYDHFLLAHIQPDFITYQLFCDFFNLFGIDSSFCNVNFADKKLQSIKVTSQLMNSIWSSLILGVIVSFPYILWEIWRFVSPGLTKKEIIKSRGFIFIASLLFFIGVLFSFYVIAPISVHFLYNYQITDAIENSFTLESHIGLITNMLLGVSILFELPVLIFFLTKIGLITPEFLKKYRKHSLVFVLILAAIITPPDVASQVIVAIPILILYEIGIIVSRRVIKKQQKDV; from the coding sequence ATGGCAGAGCAACAAAAAGAAATGTCATTTTTAGGGCATTTAGAAGAACTACGATGGCATTTAGTAAGAAGTGCAGGTGCTATTTTCATATTGGCTATCGTACTTTTTGTGTTTGATAAACAAGTTTACGATCATTTTTTATTAGCACATATTCAACCAGACTTTATCACGTATCAACTATTTTGTGATTTCTTTAATTTGTTTGGCATAGATAGCTCCTTTTGTAATGTGAATTTTGCAGATAAAAAACTCCAAAGTATAAAAGTTACATCACAATTAATGAATTCTATTTGGTCTTCATTAATATTAGGAGTTATCGTTTCTTTCCCTTATATTTTATGGGAGATTTGGCGTTTTGTATCTCCTGGTTTAACAAAAAAGGAAATTATAAAATCGAGAGGATTTATATTTATAGCATCACTGCTTTTCTTTATTGGAGTGTTGTTTAGTTTTTATGTAATAGCACCAATATCTGTTCATTTCTTATATAATTATCAGATTACAGATGCCATTGAAAATAGTTTCACTTTAGAGTCTCATATAGGGTTAATAACAAATATGTTATTAGGTGTTTCAATATTATTTGAGTTACCAGTTTTAATTTTCTTTTTAACAAAAATCGGATTAATTACTCCAGAATTTTTAAAGAAATACAGAAAACATTCCTTAGTTTTTGTGTTAATTTTGGCCGCGATCATTACACCTCCAGATGTTGCAAGTCAAGTTATAGTGGCAATACCCATTCTTATTTTGTATGAAATAGGTATAATCGTTTCAAGAAGAGTTATTAAAAAACAACAAAAAGATGTCTAA
- a CDS encoding SIS domain-containing protein: MKDNSNIIANAKKTILTESKAIANLANFIDSAFEEAVEFIYNSKGRVIVTGIGKSANIATKIVATFNSTGTPAVFMHAADAIHGDLGNVLEDDVVICISKSGNTPEIKVLVPLIKNYGNKIIAITGNIASFLGENADFPLNTFVEKEACPNNLAPTTSTTAQLVMGDALAVCLLELKEFTSKDFAKYHPGGALGKRLYLRVSDLIKNNELPRVSENDSVVKVIVEISEKRLGVTAVIKNDKIIGIITDGDLRRMLSKTTEINNFTAKDIMGNNPKTINENAMAIEALDALENNSITQILVTDDTNRYAGVVHLHDLIKEGIF; encoded by the coding sequence TTGAAAGATAACTCTAACATTATTGCAAATGCAAAAAAAACAATTTTAACAGAAAGTAAAGCAATAGCCAATTTAGCCAATTTTATAGATTCAGCTTTTGAAGAAGCTGTTGAATTTATATACAATTCAAAAGGAAGAGTAATTGTCACCGGTATTGGCAAGAGCGCAAATATTGCTACGAAAATTGTTGCAACTTTTAATTCTACTGGCACTCCTGCAGTTTTTATGCATGCTGCCGATGCCATTCACGGAGATCTAGGAAATGTTTTAGAAGATGATGTTGTTATTTGCATTTCTAAAAGTGGTAATACTCCTGAAATAAAAGTATTAGTTCCATTAATAAAAAATTACGGAAATAAAATTATTGCGATTACCGGAAATATAGCTTCTTTCTTAGGTGAAAACGCTGATTTTCCTTTAAATACTTTTGTAGAAAAAGAAGCTTGCCCAAACAATTTAGCACCAACAACGAGTACAACTGCGCAGTTAGTGATGGGCGATGCTTTAGCAGTTTGTTTATTAGAATTAAAAGAATTTACAAGTAAAGACTTTGCAAAATACCATCCAGGAGGTGCTTTAGGAAAACGCTTGTATTTAAGAGTCTCTGATTTAATAAAAAATAATGAATTACCCCGGGTATCAGAAAATGATTCCGTTGTTAAAGTAATTGTTGAGATTTCAGAAAAACGTTTAGGAGTTACCGCCGTTATTAAAAATGATAAAATTATTGGTATAATTACTGATGGCGACCTTAGAAGGATGTTAAGTAAAACTACTGAAATTAATAATTTTACAGCAAAAGATATTATGGGTAATAACCCAAAAACAATAAATGAAAATGCTATGGCTATTGAAGCGTTAGATGCTTTAGAAAACAATAGCATTACTCAAATTTTAGTAACAGATGATACTAATAGATATGCAGGAGTTGTACATTTGCATGATTTAATTAAAGAAGGGATTTTCTAA
- a CDS encoding carboxymuconolactone decarboxylase family protein has product MSKKVQEFNEYRQKMNDKILASDNKVIKRIFNLDTNAFKEGHLPVKTKELLGLVASTVLRCDDCVQYHLEAAMKNGVSKEEMMETMSIANLIGGTIVIPHLRRAVEYWEALES; this is encoded by the coding sequence ATGTCTAAAAAAGTACAAGAGTTTAATGAGTATCGTCAAAAAATGAACGATAAAATCTTAGCTTCTGATAATAAAGTTATTAAACGAATTTTTAATTTAGATACCAATGCTTTTAAAGAAGGTCACCTTCCAGTAAAAACAAAAGAGTTATTAGGTCTAGTGGCATCCACAGTTTTAAGGTGTGATGATTGTGTGCAATATCATTTAGAAGCAGCAATGAAAAATGGGGTTTCAAAAGAAGAAATGATGGAAACTATGTCTATTGCTAATTTAATTGGTGGCACAATTGTAATTCCACATTTAAGAAGAGCTGTTGAGTATTGGGAAGCACTTGAAAGTTAG
- a CDS encoding ATP-dependent DNA helicase RecQ, with protein sequence MDLHSPLKKFFGFNKFKGLQEQVIKSIVNDQNTFVIMPTGGGKSLCYQLPALMAEGTAIVVSPLIALMKNQVDAIRGISEQHGVAHVLNSSLNKTEVNQVKEDIASGITKLLYVAPESLIKEEYVTFLRTQTISFVAIDEAHCISEWGHDFRPEYRNLKHIIKAIDNVPVICLTATATEKVQEDILKTLGITDANRFKASFNRANLFYEVRPKTKEVEKDIIRFVKQRDGKSGIIYCLSRKKVEEIAQILQVNGIKAVPYHAGLDAKTRVRHQDMFLMEDCDVVVATIAFGMGIDKPDVRFVIHHDIPKSLESYYQETGRAGRDDGEGYCLAFYAYKDIEKLEKFMASKPVAEQEIGHALLQEVVGYAETSMNRRKYLLHYFGEEFDAINGNGADMDDNSRNPKKKHEAQEDVIKLLKVIKDTLQQYKSKEVVNTIIGKENALLTSHKTHLQPFFGIGKDKVASYWMALIRQVLVVNFIKKEIEQYGVVKLTEVGIDYINNPSSFMMTEDHLYNEENDNSILIKAKLAGGSSDEKLVKLLKDLRKKVATKSDVPPFAVFQDPSLDDMALKYPVNLEELSKVHGVGEGKARKFGKDFVKLISKYVEDNEVLRPDDLIVKSTGINSGLKLYIIQNTDRKLPLEDISKSKGLDMKELIKEMEVIIFSGTKLNIDYAIDDLLDEDQQEEIHEYFMEAETDSIQEALNEFDGDYDEDELRLMRIKFINEVAN encoded by the coding sequence ATGGATTTACATAGTCCTTTAAAAAAGTTTTTTGGATTTAATAAGTTTAAAGGATTACAAGAACAGGTTATAAAAAGTATTGTTAATGACCAAAATACTTTTGTGATTATGCCTACTGGTGGTGGTAAATCTCTCTGTTATCAATTGCCAGCATTAATGGCAGAAGGCACTGCAATTGTAGTTTCTCCTTTGATTGCATTGATGAAAAATCAAGTAGATGCTATTAGAGGTATTTCTGAACAACATGGAGTTGCACATGTTTTAAATTCTTCTTTAAACAAAACAGAAGTAAATCAGGTTAAAGAAGATATTGCAAGCGGAATTACAAAACTGTTATATGTAGCTCCAGAATCATTAATAAAAGAAGAATATGTTACTTTTTTAAGAACTCAAACAATTTCTTTCGTGGCCATAGATGAAGCGCATTGTATTTCTGAATGGGGTCATGACTTTAGACCAGAATACAGAAATTTAAAGCATATTATTAAAGCGATAGATAACGTTCCTGTTATTTGTTTAACAGCAACAGCAACAGAAAAAGTACAAGAAGATATTTTAAAAACGTTAGGAATAACAGATGCAAACAGATTTAAAGCTTCTTTTAATAGGGCCAATTTGTTTTATGAAGTGAGACCAAAAACAAAAGAAGTTGAAAAAGATATCATTCGTTTTGTAAAACAAAGAGACGGAAAATCTGGAATTATCTATTGTTTAAGTAGGAAAAAGGTTGAAGAGATTGCTCAAATTTTACAAGTTAATGGTATTAAGGCTGTACCTTATCATGCAGGGTTAGATGCTAAAACAAGAGTTAGACATCAAGATATGTTCTTGATGGAAGATTGTGATGTTGTTGTTGCAACTATTGCGTTTGGAATGGGAATAGACAAACCAGATGTGCGTTTTGTAATACATCATGATATACCAAAAAGTTTAGAAAGCTATTATCAAGAAACGGGTAGAGCAGGTAGGGATGACGGAGAAGGATATTGTTTGGCTTTTTATGCATACAAGGATATAGAAAAGCTAGAAAAATTTATGGCGAGTAAGCCCGTCGCTGAGCAAGAAATTGGGCATGCGTTGTTACAAGAGGTTGTAGGATACGCAGAAACTTCAATGAACAGGCGTAAATATTTGTTACATTATTTTGGTGAAGAGTTTGATGCTATAAACGGCAATGGCGCTGATATGGACGATAATTCGAGAAATCCAAAGAAAAAACATGAAGCTCAAGAGGATGTAATAAAACTTTTAAAAGTAATAAAAGATACTTTACAACAATATAAGTCTAAAGAAGTTGTAAACACTATAATTGGTAAAGAAAATGCTTTGCTTACTTCTCATAAAACTCACTTACAACCATTCTTCGGAATTGGTAAAGACAAAGTAGCTTCTTATTGGATGGCACTAATACGTCAAGTTTTAGTAGTAAATTTTATCAAGAAAGAGATAGAACAGTATGGAGTTGTAAAATTAACCGAAGTAGGAATCGATTATATTAATAATCCTTCTTCTTTTATGATGACGGAAGATCATTTGTATAATGAAGAAAATGATAATTCGATATTAATTAAAGCAAAATTGGCAGGAGGTTCTTCAGATGAGAAACTTGTGAAATTGTTAAAGGATTTAAGAAAGAAAGTGGCTACAAAATCGGATGTTCCTCCGTTTGCAGTTTTTCAAGATCCCTCTCTAGACGATATGGCTCTAAAATATCCAGTTAATCTAGAAGAGCTCTCCAAAGTGCATGGTGTAGGAGAAGGTAAGGCCAGAAAATTTGGAAAAGATTTTGTCAAATTAATTTCGAAATATGTAGAAGATAATGAAGTTTTGAGACCTGATGATTTAATTGTGAAAAGTACAGGTATAAATTCTGGACTAAAGCTATACATTATTCAAAATACTGACAGAAAATTACCTTTAGAAGATATATCTAAGTCCAAGGGTTTGGATATGAAGGAGCTAATTAAAGAGATGGAAGTTATTATTTTCTCTGGGACAAAACTGAACATAGATTATGCAATCGATGATTTGTTAGATGAGGATCAACAAGAAGAGATTCATGAGTACTTTATGGAAGCTGAGACTGATAGTATACAAGAAGCTTTAAATGAATTTGATGGTGATTATGATGAAGATGAGCTTCGTTTAATGCGAATTAAATTTATTAATGAAGTGGCTAATTAA